A genomic region of Sander lucioperca isolate FBNREF2018 chromosome 6, SLUC_FBN_1.2, whole genome shotgun sequence contains the following coding sequences:
- the LOC116051531 gene encoding 1,25-dihydroxyvitamin D(3) 24-hydroxylase, mitochondrial, with protein sequence MRTQIQKVPQIIEFLKKKSVGLQHFKPTSSVCVLEEKDAEEAARCPHAASRARSLDAIPGPTNWPLVGSLVQLLRKGGLTRQHEALVDYHKKFGKIFRLKLGSFESVHIGAPCLLEALYRKEGNYPQRLEIKPWTAYRDMRDEAYGLLILEGKDWQRVRSAFQQKLMKPTEVVKLDRKINEVLVDFVGRIGQINVSGKIEDLYFELNKWSFETICLVLYDKRFGLLQEKVNEEAMNFITAVKTMMSTFGMMMVTPVELHKSLNTKTWQDHTAAWDRIFSTAKVYIDKKLKRNAVRAPDDLIGDILHHSCLSKKELYAAITELQIGGVETTANSMLWAIFNLSRNPGAQRKLLEEIREVVAPNQDPCGEHIKSMPYLKACLKESMRLSPSVPFTSRTLDKDTVLGDYAIPKGTVLMINSHALGSNEEYFDDGKKFKPERWLRENNTINPFAHVPFGIGKRMCIGRRLAELQLQLAMCWLVRDYEIVATDNEPLDVIHSGLLVPNRELPVAFIKR encoded by the exons ATGAGGACGCAgatccaaaaagttcctcagatcATAGAGTTtctaaaaaagaaatctgtCGGGCTGCAGCACTTCAAACCAACATCTTCAGTGTGCGTCCTGGAGGAAAAGGATGCTGAGGAGGCTGCgcgctgccctcacgctgcctcCAGAGCGCGCAGCCTGGACGCGATCCCAGGACCCACCAACTGGCCGCTCGTCGGCAGTCTGGTCCAACTTCTCCGGAAAGGAGGTCTGACAAGACAACACGAGGCACTG GTTGATTATCATAAGAAATTCGGCAAGATTTTTCGGCTGAAGCTGGGCTCTTTTGAGTCGGTGCACATTGGCGCCCCTTGCTTGCTGGAGGCGCTCTATAGGAAGGAGGGAAATTACCCTCAGAGACTGGAGATCAAACCCTGGACAGCATACAGAGACATGAGAGACGAGGCGTACGGACTCCTCATCCT GGAGGGGAAAGACTGGCAAAGAGTGAGGAGCGCTTTTCAGCAGAAACTCATGAAACCGACAGAAGTGGTGAAGCTTGATCGCAAAATAAATGAG GTGTTGGTGGATTTCGTTGGCAGAATTGGACAAATAAACGTCAGTGGAAAGATCGAAGACTTGTACTTCGAACTGAATAAATGGTCTTTTGAGA CCATCTGCCTCGTCCTCTACGACAAGAGATTTGGTCTTCTGCAGGAGAAAGTCAACGAGGAAGCCATGAACTTCATCACCGCCGTGAAAACA ATGATGAGCACATTTGGCATGATGATGGTCACACCCGTGGAGCTCCACAAGAGCCTCAACACCAAAACATGGCAGGACCACACAGCAGCATGGGACCGCATTTTCAGCACag CCAAAGTCTACATAGACAAGAAGCTAAAGAGGAACGCCGTCAGAGCTCCTGATGACTTAATCGGTGACATCTTACACCACAGCTGTCTCTCTAAGAAGGAACTGTACGCAGCCATCACAGAGCTACAGATCGGAGGAGTTGAGACG ACCGCCAACAGTATGCTGTGGGCTATTTTCAACTTGTCACGCAACCCTGGCGCCCAGAGGAAGTTGCTGGAGGAGATTAGAGAGGTGGTGGCTCCCAACCAGGACCCATGTGGAGAGCACATCAAGAGCATGCCCTACCTCAAGGCCTGCCTCAAGGAGTCTATGAG GTTATCGCCGTCAGTCCCGTTCACCAGCAGGACTCTGGACAAAGACACTGTGTTGGGAGATTATGCAATTCCCAAAGGA ACAGTTTTAATGATAAACAGCCACGCACTGGGCTCCAATGAGGAGTACTTTGATGATGGGAAGAAGTTCAAACCTGAGCGCTGGCTGCGGGAAAATAACACCATCAACCCCTTCGCCCACGTTCCCTTTGGCATCGGAAAAAGGATGTGCATCGGCCGACGGCTGGCAGAGCTGCAGCTACAGCTAGCCATGTGCTGG TTGGTCAGAGACTATGAGATCGTGGCAACAGATAATGAGCCGCTCGACGTGATCCATTCAGGACTTTTGGTCCCCAACAGAGAACTTCCTGTTGCCTTTATCAAGAGATGA